In Pleurocapsa sp. PCC 7319, the following are encoded in one genomic region:
- the cbiD gene encoding cobalt-precorrin-5B (C(1))-methyltransferase CbiD — MSQNNLSLNAGYTLPIFACASAIAALRHLHQDLTQNTVTVNLINPNQQADITVEQVAKIDEFSAIAITRSDPGDHLDLTRNTPVWAKVSLTNSRSSNQISIEGGEGIGRQVKEENQAAIYSYAQEVIRENLQPLLYPHESIVVTIILPEGIRLAKRTSNEAFGVVEGLSLLGTTGIVQPLIAPSQLEAYQAQIKAKAKLFDTLVFCIGENGIDLAQKSGIDPSRIVKTANWLGSMLVTAGLAQVKSILLFGYHGKLIKLAGGIFHTHNHLADGRLEILTAYCAKLGFPRTEVEKIFNCSTTESALNLLRELDINNKGNLSWVELVYGQIAEAIDLKSQEYISKYTEEKICVGSVLFDRSRRIIKKSSNATLLLSELC; from the coding sequence TTGAGTCAGAATAATTTGAGCCTGAACGCTGGATATACTTTACCTATTTTTGCTTGCGCCAGTGCGATCGCTGCCTTACGTCATTTACATCAAGATTTAACCCAAAACACGGTAACGGTCAATCTAATCAACCCCAATCAGCAAGCAGACATCACAGTAGAACAAGTAGCTAAAATAGATGAATTTTCGGCGATCGCCATTACCCGTAGCGATCCTGGAGACCATCTCGATCTAACTCGCAATACTCCCGTTTGGGCAAAGGTAAGTCTTACTAATTCCCGCTCAAGTAACCAAATTTCTATTGAGGGTGGTGAAGGAATTGGTCGGCAAGTCAAGGAAGAAAATCAAGCAGCTATCTATAGCTATGCTCAGGAAGTAATCAGAGAAAATCTGCAGCCCCTATTGTATCCTCATGAAAGCATTGTCGTAACTATTATTTTGCCTGAAGGAATCAGACTAGCCAAACGTACCTCTAACGAAGCTTTTGGCGTAGTTGAAGGACTTTCTTTATTAGGAACAACCGGAATTGTCCAACCCCTAATCGCACCCAGTCAATTAGAAGCATACCAAGCCCAGATTAAAGCCAAAGCCAAGTTGTTTGACACTTTAGTATTTTGCATTGGCGAAAACGGTATCGACCTGGCACAAAAATCAGGTATCGACCCCTCAAGAATTGTCAAAACAGCTAACTGGTTAGGCTCTATGTTAGTAACGGCGGGATTAGCCCAAGTCAAATCAATTTTGCTATTTGGCTATCACGGCAAACTGATTAAACTGGCAGGGGGTATTTTTCATACTCACAATCACCTTGCCGATGGCAGACTGGAAATATTGACTGCCTACTGTGCCAAGCTAGGTTTCCCCAGAACTGAAGTTGAGAAAATTTTTAACTGTTCTACTACAGAATCTGCTCTCAACCTGTTGCGTGAGCTAGATATTAATAATAAGGGTAATTTAAGCTGGGTAGAGCTGGTCTATGGACAAATTGCTGAAGCGATCGACCTCAAATCACAGGAATATATCAGCAAATATACTGAAGAAAAAATTTGTGTCGGGTCAGTATTATTTGATCGTAGTCGAAGAATCATCAAAAAAAGCAGCAATGCGACTCTTTTACTATCTGAATTATGTTAA
- a CDS encoding PIN/TRAM domain-containing protein — translation MVDAIIIIICIIAAVNIGFDGLQLLPPDILEGVSNISALRFVIAGFATIIGLGIGVAVQTTYRRLEQQIRQTKIEIIITRAIGLVMGLLVANLMLAPMFLLPIPTELSFIKPALAVLGSVMFSYLGIGLADTHGRTFLRLINPNSIESMLVAEGTLEAMSTKIIDTSCIIDGRVEELLKTGFLEGQILIPKFVLQELQNLADASNSQKRIRGRRGLDILNQMQENFPDRIVINKADYEDIETVDAKLVRLAQEISATLLTNDYNLSKVANLQKVQILNINDLARSLRPIYLPGDHLELKILKQGKEPEQGIGYLEDGTMVVVEEGSDRVGGEIQVVVTSSLQTSAGRMIFAKPKSESESENYSNIVS, via the coding sequence ATGGTTGATGCCATCATAATTATCATTTGCATTATCGCAGCCGTAAACATCGGATTTGATGGATTACAGTTGCTTCCTCCCGACATCTTGGAAGGAGTATCTAATATCTCAGCTTTGCGCTTCGTGATTGCTGGGTTTGCGACTATTATTGGTCTGGGAATTGGGGTTGCTGTACAAACCACTTATCGTCGCTTAGAACAGCAAATACGCCAAACTAAAATTGAGATTATCATCACTAGGGCGATCGGATTGGTTATGGGCTTATTAGTCGCTAATCTCATGCTGGCACCGATGTTTCTGCTACCCATACCTACAGAGTTAAGCTTTATAAAACCTGCCTTAGCGGTATTGGGTAGCGTAATGTTTTCTTATTTGGGTATTGGTTTAGCAGATACTCATGGACGTACCTTTCTGCGGCTAATTAATCCCAATAGTATTGAATCTATGCTGGTGGCAGAAGGAACTCTAGAAGCTATGTCTACTAAGATCATCGATACTAGCTGTATTATTGATGGTCGGGTTGAAGAGCTACTCAAAACTGGATTTTTGGAAGGTCAGATCTTGATTCCTAAATTTGTACTCCAAGAATTACAAAACCTAGCTGATGCCAGTAATTCCCAAAAACGGATTCGTGGTAGAAGAGGTTTGGATATTCTCAATCAAATGCAGGAAAATTTTCCTGACCGCATTGTGATTAATAAAGCTGACTATGAAGATATTGAAACTGTTGATGCCAAATTAGTCCGTCTGGCGCAAGAAATCAGCGCAACCTTACTGACTAATGATTACAACCTAAGTAAAGTAGCAAACTTGCAAAAGGTACAAATTCTCAATATTAATGATCTTGCCAGGTCATTACGTCCTATCTACCTCCCTGGAGATCATCTTGAGCTTAAAATCCTCAAACAAGGTAAGGAACCAGAACAAGGTATTGGCTATCTAGAGGACGGTACCATGGTTGTAGTAGAGGAAGGAAGCGATCGCGTTGGGGGAGAGATACAAGTAGTTGTTACCTCTTCTCTACAAACCTCGGCGGGGAGAATGATCTTCGCTAAGCCTAAATCTGAATCTGAATCCGAAAACTACTCAAATATCGTTAGTTGA
- the hemW gene encoding radical SAM family heme chaperone HemW, with the protein MTNNISSTKTNHYSKLVAESSIKVIPTAAYIHIPFCRRRCYYCDFPISVVGDKGVNSAKSMVEDYIAALIKDIQLTTSTIHPLKTVFFGGGTPSLLSSQQLGKILQAIALHFGLATDAEISMEIDPGTFDRDKLLGYIDIGINRFSLGVQTFDEELLQVCGRSHTLADVMEAVSIIKQLNVENFSLDLISGLPHQTIEHCRSSLAQAIAIAPKHLSCYDLVLEPVTAFGKQYQPGETPLPNDDDTAEMYRLTQKTLTAAGYEHYEISNYAQPGYQCLHNRVYWENKPYYGFGMGAASYVNGKRFICPRTRREYYAWLEAGAIVDAPQVSSTDYLLETLMLGLRLTEGIDLAQFNLDTKEKIWSCLQPYYRQGWVEVISQDGKLFHLTEREEPLKSIARLRLQDPEGFLFSNTILSRLFQAFE; encoded by the coding sequence ATGACCAACAATATATCTTCAACTAAAACTAATCATTATTCTAAATTAGTAGCTGAATCTTCTATCAAGGTAATTCCCACTGCTGCTTACATTCATATTCCTTTTTGTCGTCGTCGTTGTTATTATTGTGATTTTCCCATCTCTGTGGTGGGAGATAAAGGGGTCAATTCTGCTAAAAGTATGGTTGAAGATTATATTGCTGCCCTGATTAAAGATATTCAGCTAACAACATCAACTATACATCCTCTAAAAACCGTGTTTTTTGGTGGTGGTACCCCTTCTTTATTATCTTCTCAACAATTAGGCAAAATTCTCCAAGCGATCGCCTTACATTTTGGTCTTGCTACCGATGCTGAAATCTCGATGGAAATCGATCCTGGTACTTTTGATCGCGACAAGCTACTTGGATACATAGATATAGGAATTAATCGCTTTAGCCTGGGGGTGCAAACCTTTGACGAAGAATTGCTTCAAGTTTGTGGACGTTCCCATACTCTGGCAGATGTCATGGAAGCAGTTTCGATTATCAAACAACTTAATGTTGAAAATTTTAGCTTAGATTTAATTTCTGGCTTACCCCATCAAACCATCGAACATTGTCGATCATCTTTAGCTCAGGCGATCGCGATCGCTCCTAAGCATCTCTCTTGCTACGACCTAGTCCTTGAACCAGTCACTGCCTTTGGTAAACAATATCAGCCAGGAGAAACTCCCCTTCCTAACGATGATGATACTGCTGAAATGTATCGACTGACCCAAAAAACCTTAACTGCTGCTGGATATGAACATTATGAAATATCTAATTACGCTCAACCAGGTTATCAATGTCTTCATAACCGAGTGTATTGGGAGAACAAACCCTATTACGGCTTTGGCATGGGTGCAGCTAGTTACGTAAACGGAAAAAGATTTATTTGTCCTCGCACTCGTCGAGAATATTATGCCTGGCTAGAAGCTGGTGCAATTGTAGATGCACCTCAAGTATCATCTACTGACTATTTGTTGGAAACGTTGATGTTGGGTTTACGGCTAACAGAAGGAATAGATTTGGCTCAATTTAATCTAGACACCAAAGAGAAAATTTGGTCTTGTTTACAACCCTATTATCGTCAGGGTTGGGTAGAAGTAATTAGCCAAGATGGAAAACTCTTTCATCTAACAGAACGAGAGGAACCATTAAAATCAATAGCAAGATTACGTCTTCAAGACCCAGAGGGTTTTCTCTTTTCTAACACTATATTATCTAGGTTATTTCAGGCATTTGAGTAA
- the guaA gene encoding glutamine-hydrolyzing GMP synthase, translating into MSPSKQTLSSKSLIDSINRQKIIIIDFGSQYSELIARRIRETQVYSEVLSYRTSVEELRKLNPQGIILSGGPNSVYDDNAPKCDPEIWSLGIPVLGVCYGMQLMVKQLGGTVEKVKLGEYGKAQLFIEDPTDLLTNVEHGSTMWMSHGDSCINLPEGFSVLAYTKNTPCAAISNPEKKLFGVQFHPEVVHSEGGIALIRNFVYHVCECEPTWTTEAFVEESIREIKAKVGNKRVLLALSGGVDSSTLAFLLHRAIGEQLTCMFIDQGFMRKGEPERLVEIFKHQFHIPVEYVMARDRFLKQVEGVTDPELKRRRIGHEFIKVFEEESKKLGPFDYLAQGTLYPDVIESADSNVDPKTGERVAVKIKSHHNVGGLPKDLRFKLVEPLRKLFKDEVRNVARAIGLPEEIVRRHPFPGPGLAIRIVGEVTAERLNILRDADFIVRDEISKQGLYHDYWQAFAVLLPIRSVGVMGDKRTYAHPIVLRFITSEDGMTADWARVPYDLLEIISNRIVNEVKGVNRVVYDVTSKPPGTIEWE; encoded by the coding sequence ATCTCTCCCAGTAAACAGACTTTATCCTCCAAGTCTTTAATAGATAGCATTAACCGCCAAAAAATTATTATCATCGATTTTGGTTCTCAATACTCCGAGTTAATTGCTCGTAGAATTCGAGAAACGCAAGTGTACTCAGAAGTTTTATCTTACCGAACTAGTGTTGAAGAGCTGCGTAAACTTAATCCCCAAGGTATTATTCTCTCTGGGGGACCAAATTCTGTATATGATGACAACGCGCCTAAATGCGATCCAGAAATTTGGAGTTTAGGTATTCCCGTCTTGGGTGTGTGTTACGGTATGCAGCTCATGGTCAAGCAGTTGGGGGGAACAGTAGAAAAAGTTAAGTTGGGGGAATACGGTAAAGCGCAACTATTTATTGAAGACCCGACAGACTTACTCACCAACGTCGAACATGGATCGACCATGTGGATGAGTCATGGCGACTCCTGTATTAATTTACCTGAGGGATTTTCAGTTTTAGCCTACACCAAAAATACTCCCTGTGCCGCAATTTCCAACCCCGAGAAAAAATTATTTGGGGTACAGTTTCACCCTGAAGTAGTTCATTCTGAGGGAGGTATTGCTCTCATTCGTAACTTTGTTTACCATGTCTGTGAATGTGAGCCAACATGGACAACTGAAGCTTTTGTCGAGGAATCGATTCGAGAAATTAAAGCAAAAGTTGGTAATAAACGAGTATTATTGGCTCTTTCTGGGGGAGTAGACTCTTCTACTTTAGCTTTTCTTTTACATCGGGCAATTGGCGAACAGCTAACTTGTATGTTTATCGATCAAGGATTCATGCGCAAGGGTGAACCAGAAAGACTGGTAGAAATTTTTAAGCATCAATTTCATATTCCAGTAGAATATGTTATGGCTCGCGATCGCTTCTTGAAACAAGTAGAAGGAGTGACCGATCCTGAACTTAAACGTCGTCGTATTGGACACGAATTTATTAAAGTCTTTGAAGAAGAATCTAAGAAGCTAGGACCGTTTGATTACCTGGCACAAGGAACTCTATATCCAGATGTGATTGAGTCTGCGGACAGCAATGTTGACCCCAAAACTGGAGAAAGAGTTGCCGTCAAAATTAAAAGCCATCATAACGTGGGTGGTTTACCCAAAGATCTGCGTTTTAAATTGGTTGAACCTCTACGGAAATTATTCAAAGACGAGGTGCGTAACGTTGCTCGCGCCATTGGTTTACCCGAAGAAATTGTCCGTCGCCATCCCTTTCCTGGTCCTGGTTTAGCTATTCGTATTGTCGGGGAAGTTACTGCAGAAAGATTGAATATTTTGCGAGATGCTGATTTTATAGTTCGTGATGAAATTAGCAAGCAAGGATTATACCACGACTATTGGCAAGCTTTTGCCGTATTGTTGCCAATTCGGAGTGTTGGAGTAATGGGAGACAAGCGCACTTATGCTCATCCAATTGTGCTGCGCTTTATCACCAGTGAAGACGGCATGACGGCAGATTGGGCAAGAGTTCCCTACGATTTATTGGAAATTATTTCTAACCGAATTGTAAATGAGGTTAAGGGAGTCAATCGTGTAGTTTATGACGTTACTTCTAAGCCTCCGGGAACGATTGAGTGGGAATAA
- a CDS encoding class I SAM-dependent methyltransferase — MTTLDERISSLDTTLFAAIPSQTSEEDRKSLLLLQDCIRERNEYVYLEIGSHLGGTIQPYFVDHHCKLIYSIDKRPELQPDERGKLYRYDNNSTERMLSNLAQAFPSIAQQKITNFDSDARDLSPSEIVEKPNLCFIDGEHTNTAVISDFMFCLKVSHPNAIIAFHDSGFVFQGINKIKQYLSQNSVQFQSIKLGGSVYAILLNEAISFYAEKLKTLSIDESEYFRTASKKLWITRWKNRIKKYPKFHQFLLNSKKFLKV; from the coding sequence ATGACTACATTAGATGAACGAATAAGTTCTCTTGATACCACTCTTTTTGCTGCCATACCATCCCAAACTTCAGAGGAGGACAGAAAGTCTTTACTCTTGCTTCAGGACTGTATCAGAGAGCGTAATGAATATGTATATTTAGAGATAGGTTCTCACCTAGGTGGCACTATTCAGCCTTACTTTGTAGATCACCATTGCAAGCTAATCTATTCCATTGATAAACGTCCCGAATTGCAACCTGATGAGCGAGGCAAATTGTATCGCTATGACAATAACTCCACCGAAAGGATGTTAAGCAATTTAGCTCAAGCTTTCCCCTCAATTGCCCAGCAGAAGATTACTAATTTTGACAGTGATGCCAGGGATTTAAGTCCCAGTGAGATAGTCGAGAAGCCAAACCTTTGCTTTATTGACGGAGAGCATACCAATACAGCGGTAATTTCCGACTTCATGTTTTGTCTTAAGGTTAGTCATCCCAACGCAATTATAGCTTTTCACGACTCTGGTTTCGTTTTCCAGGGGATCAACAAGATAAAGCAATACTTATCCCAAAATTCAGTTCAATTTCAAAGCATCAAGCTTGGCGGAAGTGTTTATGCCATTTTACTTAACGAAGCTATTAGTTTTTATGCTGAAAAGCTCAAAACTTTATCTATAGACGAAAGTGAGTATTTTAGAACAGCGAGCAAAAAGCTTTGGATAACAAGATGGAAAAATAGAATCAAAAAATATCCAAAATTTCATCAATTTCTGTTAAATAGTAAGAAATTTCTCAAGGTTTAA
- a CDS encoding alpha/beta hydrolase, translated as MNPQIEAISAMPNNGKPTYLLVVLHGWGANYQDFVPFAKVLNFPGFGYIFPNAPFEHFQVPGGRAWYALETNEFDGLSTSRQILLDWLVSLESSTGVPLNKTVLAGFSQGGAMTLDVGLTLPFAALCSLSGYLHYQPQFQEDKIYPPTIIIHGRQDPVVPLKAAIKARDELSKVGVSVKYQEFDMGHEVQEPAIALFKQFITENILE; from the coding sequence ATGAATCCTCAAATTGAAGCTATTTCTGCCATGCCAAATAACGGCAAGCCAACCTATTTACTAGTTGTACTCCATGGCTGGGGAGCTAACTACCAAGATTTTGTTCCTTTTGCCAAAGTCCTGAACTTTCCTGGTTTTGGTTATATATTTCCTAATGCCCCTTTTGAACACTTTCAAGTACCCGGAGGTAGGGCCTGGTATGCTCTAGAAACTAATGAATTTGATGGTTTATCCACCAGCAGACAAATATTGCTTGATTGGCTAGTCTCCTTAGAATCTTCTACAGGTGTACCTCTCAACAAAACTGTTCTGGCAGGTTTTTCTCAGGGTGGGGCAATGACCCTGGATGTGGGGTTGACTTTACCCTTCGCTGCTTTGTGTAGCTTAAGCGGCTATCTTCATTACCAACCACAATTTCAAGAAGATAAAATCTATCCACCAACTATAATTATTCATGGTAGACAAGATCCAGTTGTTCCTCTAAAAGCTGCTATCAAAGCCAGGGACGAGTTAAGCAAAGTTGGTGTTTCAGTTAAGTATCAAGAATTTGATATGGGACACGAAGTTCAAGAACCAGCGATCGCCTTATTTAAACAATTTATCACCGAAAATATTTTAGAGTAA
- a CDS encoding prohibitin family protein has product MKRNTDVPYKLIAYAGLGFLLFMTLGILKPFTIVKAGERGVVMRFGKVQDTILDEGLHAIIPVVTSVKTLSVRVQKNDISSEASSKDLQDIKTEVALNWHIDPEKVNNIYQRIGDEEQIIFRIITPAVSEIVKAATAQKNAEEIITKRTEVKKQIDVELKERLSNYGILVDDVSLVNVSFSPEFAKAIEAKQIAEQQAKQADFEALKAEKTAQAEINRAKGQAEAQRLQKLTLTPALLQKEAINKWDGKFPTVMGGDGALPFINIDPQKINQ; this is encoded by the coding sequence ATGAAGAGAAATACAGATGTTCCCTATAAATTAATTGCTTATGCTGGTTTAGGTTTCTTACTATTTATGACGCTGGGTATTCTCAAACCTTTCACTATCGTTAAAGCAGGCGAAAGAGGAGTTGTGATGCGTTTTGGTAAGGTACAGGATACTATTCTGGACGAAGGATTACATGCCATTATTCCAGTGGTTACTTCAGTAAAAACCCTTAGTGTCAGAGTGCAAAAGAATGACATCAGTTCGGAGGCATCTTCTAAAGATTTACAAGATATCAAAACTGAGGTTGCTCTTAATTGGCACATCGATCCAGAAAAAGTAAATAATATCTATCAGCGCATTGGTGATGAAGAACAAATCATTTTTCGGATCATTACCCCCGCAGTTTCCGAAATTGTCAAAGCAGCGACCGCTCAAAAGAATGCGGAAGAAATTATTACTAAGCGTACAGAGGTCAAAAAACAGATTGATGTTGAGCTCAAGGAAAGACTGAGCAACTATGGAATTTTAGTTGACGATGTTTCTTTGGTTAACGTTTCTTTCTCCCCAGAATTTGCCAAGGCGATCGAAGCTAAACAAATTGCCGAACAACAAGCTAAACAAGCAGATTTTGAGGCTTTAAAAGCTGAAAAAACCGCTCAAGCAGAAATTAATCGGGCTAAGGGACAAGCAGAAGCTCAAAGATTACAAAAGCTGACTTTAACCCCTGCACTGTTGCAGAAAGAAGCGATTAATAAATGGGATGGCAAATTTCCTACGGTCATGGGTGGCGATGGTGCATTACCCTTTATTAACATCGATCCGCAAAAAATTAATCAGTAA
- a CDS encoding trypsin-like serine protease, giving the protein MVAINNNTEESLSIELAEPIDPVGRLDIVTSRTALSIQFNFGTATLVSPNKILTAAHVVDPDLDGQIDITDLSEYSFLLGDNLETGSEQELKISQVNLHPSWVASEANRINDVNNGVSFNSRYDLAVLTLESNVENIAPIPVSPNIAELTDSASLLGQKGTLIGYGQFGSPSATTNGDGLRRAAENIIDSIDNGLIRFDYDSTFEFQQQENTGINHPNLDGSSPELISVPDSSPIPIPLEGGVGQGDSGGPLLVESDLGNPVVVGVASQFIDTEAIGGFASSGYGSVYVYSALNDPATLEFLAAENIVNPEPAIATSAVVGSDFEAVDTELSGNDISATIPNLEFSEIDSSPLEQADLLISQDELNLSPNHDSSTDFI; this is encoded by the coding sequence ATGGTAGCGATTAATAATAATACTGAGGAGTCGTTGTCCATTGAACTGGCAGAACCAATAGATCCAGTAGGCAGACTGGATATTGTAACTTCTAGAACAGCTCTTTCAATTCAATTTAACTTTGGTACAGCCACTTTAGTTAGCCCCAACAAAATTCTTACAGCGGCCCATGTAGTTGATCCTGATTTAGATGGTCAAATCGATATTACAGACCTCTCAGAATATTCATTTTTGCTAGGTGACAATCTAGAAACAGGCTCTGAGCAAGAACTAAAAATTTCTCAGGTTAATTTGCATCCATCTTGGGTTGCTTCGGAAGCTAATAGAATCAATGATGTTAATAATGGAGTTAGCTTTAATTCTCGATATGATTTAGCTGTATTGACTTTAGAGAGCAACGTTGAGAATATTGCTCCGATCCCTGTCTCGCCTAATATTGCTGAATTAACAGATAGTGCATCTTTGTTAGGGCAAAAAGGGACCTTAATTGGCTATGGACAATTTGGTAGTCCCTCCGCAACTACTAATGGTGATGGTTTGCGCCGTGCAGCCGAAAATATTATTGATAGTATTGATAATGGATTAATTCGGTTTGACTACGACAGTACTTTTGAGTTTCAACAACAGGAAAATACGGGAATAAATCATCCTAATTTGGATGGCTCTTCACCAGAATTGATATCCGTACCAGATTCTTCGCCGATTCCGATTCCTTTGGAAGGAGGAGTTGGTCAAGGTGACAGTGGTGGTCCATTGCTCGTTGAGTCAGATTTGGGGAATCCTGTTGTCGTAGGGGTTGCCAGTCAATTTATTGATACGGAAGCTATAGGTGGTTTTGCTTCTTCAGGTTATGGATCGGTCTATGTATACTCAGCACTTAATGACCCAGCAACATTAGAATTTCTCGCTGCGGAAAATATAGTAAATCCAGAACCCGCCATTGCGACTAGTGCGGTTGTTGGTAGTGATTTTGAAGCTGTTGACACAGAGTTAAGTGGCAATGATATTTCAGCAACAATCCCTAATCTTGAATTCTCTGAAATTGATAGTAGTCCTTTAGAACAAGCTGATCTTCTTATTTCTCAAGACGAGTTGAATTTAAGTCCAAATCACGATAGCTCAACAGACTTTATTTGA